In Halogranum gelatinilyticum, the DNA window GTGCGGACTGCGCCTCGAAGTCGAGCGCGCGGTCCCACTCGAAGGTGATGGCCTTCGTCGGCTGCTTGGAGACGATGTCGTAGCGAACCGCACCGATGCCGACCTGGTGGGCGATACGTTCGATGTCCGCTTCGTCCAACTCGTCGTCGCGGATGCGGGAGTCGAGCCGCGACTCCACCTCGTCGCGGGCGCGGGAGACGGCCTCGTCGAGCAGGTCGTCGAGGTCGACACCGGTGCCGGCGCGGGTCGACATCTTCCCCTCGGGGAGGTTGACGTAGGAGTAGATGGCGTTCTGGAGCTTGTCGGTGTCGTTACCGAGAATCTCCAGGGTGGCGTTGAGCTGGTCGGCCTGCAGTTTGTGGTCCTCGCCGAGCACCGTGACGGCGCGGTCGAAGTTGTCGAACTTCCACTCGTGGTGCGCGAGGTCGCGGGTCGTGTACAGCGAGGTCCCGTCCGAGCGCAGGAAGACGAGCTTCTTCTCGATGTCCCAGTCTTCGAGGTCGAGCTGCCACGCCTCTTCTTCGAGGACGGCGTACTCGGTGTCTTTCAGGCGGCTTGCGATCTCCTTCGTCGAGCCGTCGAACATGAACCGCGTCTCCTTGACGAACTCGTCGAACTCGGCGGGCAGGCGGCCGAGACACTCCTTCATCCCCGAGAGGACCTGGTCGACGACCTCCTCGACGCGGGCGTAGGTCTCCTCGTCGCCCTCCTCGATACCCTGGAGGATCTCCGAAATCTCTTCCTCGGCGGCCTCGACTTCGGCGGGGTCGCCCTCTTCGAGGACCTGGTTGCCCTTGCGGTAGTAGCGCACGAGGTCGTACTCGATGCGGTCGCGTTCGGGCTCCTCGTCGAGGTCGTCCTCGTCGAAGGTCTCGTAGGCCCAGGTGAAGACGGCCATCTGGCGGCCGGCGTCGTTGACGTAGTAGTGGCGTTCGACGTCGTAGCCGGCGAAGTCGATGACGTTGGCGATGGCGTCGCCGAGGATGGGGTTGCGAGCGCGGCCGACGTGGACCGGGCCTGTCGGGTTCGCGCTGGTGTGTTCGACGACGACGGACTCTCCTTGATCCTCCAGACGGCCGTACGCCTCGTCGCCCGCAGCGTCGAGGGTATCGGCGAGGTATCTCTCAGTCGTGTGGAAGTTGACGTACGGGCCGCCGGTGTCGACGTGGTCGATGTAGTCGTAGCCGTCGAGCTCGATGTGGTCGGCGATGTCGACGGCGATCTTCGGCGGCGGCGCGCCGACCTCGCTCGCGAGGCGGAACGCCACGCTGGAGGCGAGTGTCGCGGATACGTCTTCGGGTGGCTCCTCCACGCCGAGGTCGTCGGTCGGCAGGTCCATCGCCGCGAGTGCGTCGGCGAGGGCCGCCTCGACCTCGTTACGGAACGCTCTGAACATGGAGTGTCGTTTACGAGCGTCGGGTAAATGGGTTTCTAAGCTCAGAGGTCTTGTGTCACGCCGTGACGAGCGAGCCGAACGGCTTTGCGTGGCCCGGTCGTAGCCGTCGAGGATGCCTGCAGACGACAGTCCTCCAGCGGCCGACCGAACTTCCGATGCCGTCGACTTCGCCGAGATTCGCGACGTCCTCGACACCGCCGCCCGCGACGCCGGTCACGACGACGTCGCGTCGTTCGTGACCGACCTGTTCACCGACGTCGTCGAGAACCCGCCCGAACCCGCACCCGAACCGCCCAACGAGGTCCGCTACGGCTTCCACGAGGAGGCCTTCGACGGCGACTACGACGAGGCAGCCGCCCGAGTGACGAAGGCCGTCGCCGCCGTGACGCCGCGGGAACTCGGGACGCTCGACTTCTGGGGACTCGACGTCAGTCGGCCGTCCGCCAGCGACGCGCTCGCCGTCCTGGCCGCACGCTCCGGCGTCGAACACACCGACACCGAACTCGTGGGCGAGATACCGGCGACGGTCGAGGCCGTCGCGGCCGTCGCGGATCTCTACGCGACGCCGGTCGTCGAGGTTCTCGTCACCGACGTCGAGGGATCCAAAGTCATCGAGCGTCGCGACGGCCACTATCTGTGGGTCTGGCTCCCCGAGGACCGTCTCGAGCGCGTGATGGCCCGTCTTCCGAAGTCCGTCGGCGACGCGGTCGAGCGCGCCGACCGGCCCGGAAGCGACGAGGCGCGCTGAACCGCCGCAACCGACGGACTTAGATGCGAACCGTCCATAGAGTGGATATCCACTGGTGTGACGGAAGCGTCGCACCCTCCGCCCGCTCGGCGTCGGTACTCCGCCGACACGCCATCTCACTTCTGCTACGCATCTCACTTCCGGTATGCTTATCAGCGATGGCTCCTACGTTTAGAGTATGGTAGAAACGGTCGCAGCGACCGCCGTCGGCCACGACGAACTCGCTGCACTGAAACTCGTCGCCCTCGACGGTGGGCTCGCCGGACCCGTCAAAGTCTCGTGTTCGAGCCTCGCAGACCGCCTCGACGCCTCCAGTCAGACCGCTTCACGTCGCCTCCAGCGGCTGGACGAGGCGGGCTACGTCGAGCGCGACATCGTCAGCGACGGCCAGTGGGTCGACATCACCGACGCTGGCGAGGCCGCCCTCCGCAAGGAGTACGCCGACTACCGGCGGGTCTTCGAGGAGGAGGCCTCCGTCACCCTGACCGGGACCGTCACCGGCGGCATGGGCGAGGGTCGCCACTACATCTCGCTGCCGGGCTACATGGCGCAGTTCGAAGAGCGTCTCGGCTACGAACCGTTCGCGGGCACGCTCAACGTCGATCTGACCGAGGAGAGCGTCCGCGCCCGTGCCGGGATGTCCTCGCTCGACGCCGTCCCCATCGACGGCTGGGAGGACGAGGAGCGCACCTTCGGTCCCGCCTCCTGCTACGAGGCGACCGTCGAGTACGACGGTGAGTCCTACGACACGGCCCACATCATCGTCCCCGAACGGACCCACCACGACGAGACCCAACTAGAGATCATCGCCCCGGACCGCCTGCGCGACGCGCTCGGTCTCGACGATGGCGACACCGTCTCCGTCCGCGTCGTGGAGGTCTCACAATGAGCGGCCGTGCTGGCGACCTCGCCGACGACGCCGTCGCCGACGACGCCGTCGACCGTGCAATCCGGGCGTTCCGCGACGGCCAGCCCGTCCTCGTCCACGACTTCGACGACCGCGAGGGCGAGACGGACATCGTCTACCCCGCAGGTGCCGTGACGGCCGACGCCGTCGCCCGCCTCCGCAACGACGCGGGCGGTCTCGTCTGCGCCGCGCTCTCGCACGACGCCGCGGTCGCGATGGATCTGCCGTTCCTCGACGACACCATCGACCACCCCAGCGCGGGCAGCCATGAGTTGGGATACGACGACCGCTCGTCGTTTTCGTTACCTGTTAACCACCGCGACACCTTCACCGGCATCCCCGACGCGGACCGCGCGCTGACCATCACCGAACTCGCCTCTGCGGCGGAGGCCGCCCTCGCGGGCGACTACGGTCCCGAGGAGTTCGCCGCCGACTTCCGCGCACCCGGCCACGTCAACGTCCTCCGGGCGGCCCCCGGCCTGCTCGCGGACCGACAGGGCCACACGGAACTCGGCCTCGCGCTGGCGGCCGAAGCCGGACTCCCGCCTGCCGTCGTCGTCTGCGAGATGCTCGACGACGAGACCGGCCACGCGCTGCCGAAGGCCGCCGCCCGCGACTACGCCACCCGCCACGGCTTCGTCTACGTCGACGGCGACCAGCTCGTCGAGCGGCTGCGTTAGTCGCGCCAGCTCTTTTCGGGCGTCCAGCCGAGCAGTTCTCCCGCTTTCGTCGTGTCGACCAGACTCCCGTACTCGTCGAACCCCTCCGGTTCCACTCGAACGTCGGCCTCGGGATACTCTTCGGCGACCAACTCGTTCGTCGGGAGGTCCACGGTCGTGTCCGCCGCCGCCGCCCAGACCGTCTCGTGGCCGTCGAAGTCGGCCTCGACACACAGCCGAAAGAGCCGCGCGAGGTCGTCGAGATGGACGTACGCGAACAGCGTGTTGTGCGCCGAGTGGTGGAACGGTGCCTCTCGAATCGCGTCCAGCGAGCGGTCGCCGTCGACGAGGACCTCTTCGATCTGCTCGTCGTCCATCGCCATCGGGAACCGGACCGTCGCCACCGTCGTCGGCCCGTCGTTTCTCCTGCCCACGCCGTCGGCGGTGACTTCCAGCACGCGCTTCCCGAGGGCGTAGGGGTCCCGCGGGTCGACGGGGTGGGTCTCGTCGACGGGGAGATAGTCGAGGCGCACCTGGTCGGGGTCGAAGCCCGCACCGAGCGCGCTCATGCTGGAGGCGATGGCGACGCTGTCGATATCGAGATTCTCGCAGGCTTCGAGGACGTGGTAGGTGGTCATGACGTTGCTCTCGAAGGTGACGTGGCCCGGCGCGTCGTCAGGGCGGGGCCGCATCCCGAGATGGACGACGGCGTCGGCGGCACAGGCTGCGAGCGCGCCGTAGACCTCGCCCGCGTCGAGGAGGTCCGCCTGTTGGTAGGCGTCGGCGACGGCTTCGCTGCGGCGGCCGCGTGAGACGTTGACCGTGCGGTAGCCGTGTGCGTTCAGCTCGCGGATGACGCCGCGGCCGACCTGGCCGTTGCCGCCGGTGACGGCGACGGTGGCTGTTTGAGACATACGTCCAGTCTTCTCCTGTCGTCTCAAAAAGGCGACCCTCGCCGCGCGATTCCTCATGAATTTATAGCAGTGCCCGCCAATGGCCCGAACATGGGATTTGACGACATGGACGTCGACACCATCTGGATGGACGGTGAGTTCGTGGACTGGGACGACGCGCAGATTCACGTCCTCACGCACGGCCTCCACTACGGGACCGGCGTCTTCGAGGGTGTCCGCTGTTACGACACCGAGAACGGCCCCGCCGTCTTCCGCTGGGAAGAACACCTCGAACGGCTCTACGACTCCACGCAGCCCTACGAGATGGAGATTCCCTTCTCCCGCGAGGAACTCACCGAGGCGACGATGGAACTCATCCGCCGACAGGATCTCGAATCCTGTTACATCCGCCCCATCGCCTTCTACGGCTACGACACGCTCGGCGTGAGTCCCGGCGACTGCCCGACGCAGGTCGCCATCGCCGCCTGGCCCTGGGGCACCTACCTCGGCGAGGACGCCCTGGAGAACGGCATCAAGGTCATGGTCTCCTCGTGGCGCAAGCACTCCTCCAGCCAGATTCCGACCAACGCCAAGACGACCGGTCTCTACGTGAACTCCATGCTCGCAGGCGAGGAAGCCCGCCGCAACGGCTACCGCGAGGCCATCGTCCTCAACAAGGAGGGCAACGTCGCCGAAGGTCCCGGCGAGAACATCTTCCTCGTCCGCGACGGCGAGATCTTCACGCCCGGATTGAGCGAAAGCATCCTCGACGGCATCACGCGCAACACGGTCATCGAACTGGCCGAAGAGCGCGGCTACGAGGTCCACGACAACGTCTCCATCAGCCGCGGCGAACTCAACACCGCCGACGAGCTGTTCTTCACCGGCAGCGCGGCGGAGGTCACGCCCATCCGGCAGGTCGACAACGTCGAAATCGGCGAACGCGGTCCCGTGACCGAGGAACTCCAGCAGGCGTTCTTCGACCTCGTCGAGCGCCGGACGGACGACCACGACGAGTGGTTCACGTACGTCTGAGCGGCTGAAATCCTCGAATTGCGATTTTCGAGTTTCGATTCTTCGACTTTCTTGACTTCCCACCTTCTCGACTCGGCGAGCGTTGCGAACGCCCCGCTCACCGGTCGGCGGCGACGTGAAAACAGTCGGTAGACGGTCGCGCGGTCAGGTTGGTCAGTTCATCCGGCCGAGGTCTTCGATGCCCGTCTCCTCGGTGACGTCGATGCTGACGCCCTCGTCGGTCTCGGCGAATCCGGCCGAGAGGATGCGGGTGAGTGCTTCCTCGACCTTCTCGTTGGTCTCCTCGATGCGGTGGGGTTCGACCTCCATCACGAAGCCGGTCGTGATGTTGGGGGCAGTGGGCATGAAGAGGACCTCACGGCCGTCCGAGGTCTTCTTCCCCGTCTTGAACGCGGTCATCCGGATGCCGTTCCAGACTTCGAGCCGGACGGGCTTCTGGAGGTCTTCGGTGCCGCTGAGTGCCGTCTCGACGGCGAGTTTCGAGGCGTTGTAGACGACGCGGACGACCGGGACGCGGTTGATGACGCCGTCGATGACACCCTCTCCGAGGCGGCCGATGGTCGTCCGCATCAGGTAGCCCACGCCCAGCGTCAGCATCGCGAAGACGACGAGGACGACGAGGACCCGAAACGGGTTGGCGTATCCCGCGGGAATCGCAGGCGGAACGCCGAAGTCCATGCCGGGGAGGTCCAGTATCCGCTGGTAGAGCCAACTGACGACGGCCGCGAGGACGATGAGGGGGACGAGAACCACGAGACCGCTCGCGACGTCGCGTTTCCACGTAGACATTCGTTGTCGGGTATCTAGAGGCCGTCCTTATCAGCGCTTCTAACTCGGGACCGTTTGTGAGGGCGTACTGTCTCTCGAATAAAACAGACTGCCTCGGCGACGTGTCGGCCGCCCGCGTTAGACGCCGACGACCGCGCGGAGCGCGAACAGCGCGTTCTCCTTGCGTTCGCGGACGCGACGGTAGAAGTACGAGAACCACTTGCCGCCGTAGGGGGCGTACTGCCACACTTCGTAGCCCTGTTCGACTAACTCCCGTTGGGCGTCCTCGCGGACGCCCATCAGCATCTGAACCTCGAAGTCCGTCCCGTACTCCTCGTGGAGGTCGGTAGCGTATTCGATCATCTTCGGGTCGTGGCTGCCGACCGCGATGCCGCCCTCGAAGTTCGCGAACATGAACTCCAGATACTCGCGGTAGGCCTCGTTGACCTTCGACTTCTGCTTGTAGGCGACCTCCTTCGGCTCGTCGTACGCGCCCTTGACCAGCCGTATCTTCCCCGGGACGTCGGCGAGTCGTTCGAGGTCCGCCTTCGTCCGTTTGAGGTTCGCCTGCACGCAGAGACCGACGCCGCCCTCGAACTCCCGAGCCAACTCCTCGAAGGCGTCGAGCGTCACGTCCGTGGTCGTGTAGTCCTCCATGTCACACCAGACGAAGACCCCGTGGCGGTCGCCCGCCTCGACGATGGCGCGGAAGTTCTCCTCGAACACGCGGTCGCCAGCGTCGAGACCGATCTGGGAGGGCTTGACCGAGATGCAGGCGTCGAGGTCCGTGCTCCCGATGTCGCGGACGAGATCGACGTAGGCCGCCGTGTCGCCGTCGGCCTCGGCGCGGTTGTCGTAGTGCTCGCCGAGCAGGTTGAGGATGACCTTCACGCCCGACTCGTTCGTCTCGCGGACGTGCTCGAACGCCGAGGCTGGCGTCTCGCCCGCGACGAATCGGCTGGCGATTGGGGGAATCATGTGGCAATCCTTGCGGTCGTTTATTTAAATCCGTTCCCGTTCGTCGTCCGGCGTCGCCGTCGGCCGAAACGCCGAGGCTTATAACCTCCGCCCGACACGTCTCGCGTATGTTGCGCTCACTCGTCCTCAAGGCGTTCTGGACGATGCTCCCGGCCTACGTCCCGAACAACGTCGCGGTGCTCGCTGGCGGCGGCGAACCCATCGACGGCGGCCGTACGTGGAACGGCCGACGGCTCCTCGGCGACGGCAAGACCTGGCGCGGGACCGCCGTGGGGACGCTCGCTGGCGTCCTCCTAGCACTCGTCCTCGACCTGCTCCGCGGCCCGCTGGAGAAACGACTCGGCGTGTCGCTCCCCGCGTTCTCGCTCAAGTCCGCGTTCGCCCTGTCGTTCGGCGCGATGCTCGGCGACATCGGTGCCTCGTTCCTCAAACGTCGCAGCGGCCGCGAGCGCGGGGCGGCGTTCCCCGGTCTCGACCAACTGGACTTCGTCGCCGGCTCGCTCGGCCTGACGGCCGCGCTCGCCCCGGCGTGGTTCCGCGCGGCGTTCAAACTGCCCGTGCTCGTGGTCGTCGTCGTGATGACGCCCGTGTTGCACGTCGTGACGAACGTCATCGCGTACGTGCTCGGATTGAAGGACGAACCCTGGTAGAGCCGTCCTCGCAGTCCATTTCTACGGGTCCACACCGTTCTCCGTGGCGACGGCGTCTCGCTGGCGTGTGACTTCGGTTCGGTGTCCCGCTAGAAGGCTTATCACTCCTCGGTCGGAACCGCCCGGACGTGTCCTCCGATACTCACTACCGCCCTCTCCGGTATCCTCTCGGAGTCGTCGGACTCGTCGCCGTCGGCTTCCTCCTACGAGCGGCACTGCGGCCGATATTCGAGCGCGTGACCGCCGGGTCGGCCACGTGGCTACCGATGTTCGGGACGGTCGCACAGACCGTCGTGGTCTATAGTCGGGTCGTCACCCTGTTTGCGGCCGTCCTCGTCCCCGTCGCGGCGTTCTGGCTCGGGATGCAGTACGGACAGCACTCCGGGTGACTCCGGCCGTCGTCCGGGTCCCACGGCGACGCGAGAGCGGCTTGAAGTCGCACGTCGACGGCGGCCGCGAATCGCCAATCGCCCCGTTTATCACCCTCGCCCGTCCCACCACCAGTAATGGCGAACCAGGAACTCATTCGGGCACTGCGCGACGCCGACGCCGTCCAGTTCGGCGAGTTCGAACTGTCCCACGGCGGTACGAGCGAATACTACGTCGACAAGTATCTCTTCGAGACCGACCCCCACTGTCTCGAACTCATCGCGGAGGCCTTCGCCGAGCGCGTCGGCGACACCAAACTCGCGGGCGTCGCCCTCGGTGCGGTCCCGATCGTGGCCGTCACGTCGGTCGAGACGGGCAATCCCTACGTCATCGCCCGGAAGAAGGCAAAGGAGTACGGCACGGCCAAACGCATCGAAGGCCGACTCGACGAGGGTGAGGAGGTCGTCATCCTCGAAGACATCGCGACGACCGGCCAGAGTGCCGTCGACGCCGCCGAAGCCCTGCGCGAGGCGGGTGCGGAGGTCAACCGCGTCATCGTCGTCGTCGACCGCCAGGAGGGTGCCGCCGAGCATCTCGCCGACCACGACCTGGAACTCGACTCGCTGCTCACGGCCTCGGACCTGCTCGCGGACCAGTAGCCTCTCTCCGTCCCTGTTTTCGCCACTTCAGAGGGCTGACTCTCGGCTCTGCCGACGGTCCGAGCCGTTCGTTTCGGCCCCCGAACCGTGCCTTCCGGTGTCACACAACTGTGCGTATCTCTTCGACCTCTGGATATCGAAGTGTTCATACTTGTGCAAACGCGATGTCCACGGTATGAACAGAGCAGAGAAGGCCGCCCTCCAGTTGCAGGCGGTCGCCGTCTTGCGGATGCTCAAAGAGACCCGGACCTACGACGAGCTCTCGGAGGTGACGGGCCTGCCTGCGGGCGACCTCAACCGCTACGTCAACGGCCACGTCCTCCCCGGTACCGACCGCGCCCGCGAGGTCGTGGAGGGGATCGGCCGCGACGCGCTCTCGACGGAGCTCGAAGCCCGTGTCGAGTTCGACGACGAGGGCTACGTCGACAACTCCGGCGTCGTCTTCGACCAGTCCTTCCTCGACCTCGTCGCGCCTATCGCAGCCAACGCCTTCGGCTTCGAACGGCCCGACGTGGTGCTGACGGCCGCGACCGACGGCATCACGCTCGGCGCGGCGATGGCGAGCTACTTCGACGCCCGCCTCGCCTACGCCAAGAAGTCCAAGGAGACCGCCGTCGAGGAGTTCATCGAGTCCCGCCAGCGGCTGGCCTCCGGCATCGAGTTGACCTACTATCTCCCCGCGAGCGCGCTTTCGTCGGGCCAGCGCGTCCTCGTCGTCGACGACCTCATCCGGTCGGGCGAGACCCAGGAACTCCTGCTCGACATCGCCTTGCAGGCCGACACCGAGGTCGCTGGCGTCTTCGCGCTCATCGCTGTCGGCGACGAAGGCACGGGTCGCGCCAAGGAGATCACCGACGCGCCGGTCGGCGCGCTGACGACGTTCGAGTAACTCGGTCCGGCGTCGTCGACCGGCGCGCCAGCGTCCATGACCCGTTTCTTTCTCCCGATTGTCGACGATTATACACACGCTCGTGTAGCAATTAGTTTGTAGAGCGCGTTATCTCGGAGTAATTATCCACATATGTGTATATGTGCGTACTGGAGATGGCAATTCTTAAGTCGATAATCACAGGTATGCCCATCATGGGCCTTACAGAGTATTTCGACCTCGACGCGCACAACACGACCGTGCGGACCGAGGTACTCGCAGGTATCACCACGTTCCTGACGATGAGTTACATCGTCGTCGTCAACCCGTCTATCCTGGCGGGCATTCCGGACGCGAAACCGGGGATCATCATCGACGGCTACTCACCGGCACAGGTCCGGTCGATGCTCGCCGTCGTCACCATCCTCGCCGCCGCGGTGGCGACGACCATCATGGCATTCTACGCCAACCGGCCGTTCGCGCAAGCACCCGGTCTCGGCCTGAACGCCTTCTTCGCGTTCACCGTCGTCGGCGCGCTCGGCATCCCGTGGCAGACGGCACTCGCCGCCGTCGTCGTGGAGGGAATCATCTTCATCGCGCTCACCGCCGTCGGGGCGCGTGAGTATATCATCAAGCTGTTCCCGAAACCCGTCAAGTTCGCCGTCGGGACCGGTATCGGCCTGTTCTTGACGATCATCGGGCTGCAGGCGATGGGCATCGTCGTCGACGACGGTGCGACGCTCGTCACGATGGGCCAGGTCGCCTCGAACCCCGTCGCCATCCTCTCGGTCTTCGGTCTCTTCCTCACCTTCGCGCTCTACGCCCGCGGTGTCAAAGGCTCGATCATCCTCGGCATCGCGCTCACGACGGTCATCGGCTGGGCCGTCACGCAGTTCGGTCTCGTCTCCCCCGACGCCGGTCTCGTCGCCGGTGGGCCGGGCGCGACCTACGACATCTCGCCGCTCGCGGGCGCGTTCCTCTCCGGGCTCGGCAACATCGAGGGCTTCGCCTTCGCGCTCGTCGTCTTCACGTTCTTCTTCGTCGACTTCTTCGACACCGCGGGCACGCTCGTCGGTGTCGGCCAGGCCGGTAACTTCCTCGACGAGGACGGCAACCTGCCGGACGTCGACAAGCCGCTGATGGCCGACGCCGTCGGCACCACGGTCGGCGGAATGCTCGGCACCTCGACGGTCACGACCTACATCGAGTCGGCGACGGGTGTCGAAGAGGGCGGCCGGACGGGCCTGACGGCGCTCGTCGTCGCCGTGCTCTTCCTCGCCTCGCTCGCGCTCGTCCCGCTCGCGGCGGCGATTCCGCTCTACGCGTCGCACATCGCGCTGGTCGTCATCGGCGTCGTCATGCTCAGCAACGTCGTCGACATCGACTGGAACGACATCACCCACACCGTCCCGGCCGGGATGACCATCCTCGTCATGCCGTTCACCTACTCCATCGCCTACGGTATCGCCGCGGGTATCATCTCCTACCCGCTCGTGAAGATCGCCGCTGGCGAGTTCGACGACGTCCGCCCGGGCCACCTCGTCCTCGCCGGTGCCTTCGTCGTCTACTTCTTCGTCCGGACGAGCGGCGTCCTCTCCAGCGCGGTCTGAGACGACGCGGTCGCTGTTTCTTTGCCATCGCTGGCATTCGTTTCCACCTCGGCTTCGCGCGTGGCGTGGCAGGCACAACACTCCCACGCCTGACGCGGTTCGCGCGATGAAACGCGCGACGGTCGTGTGGCGTGGCAGGCACACACCACCACCGCGTTCTTAAGTCACGACTCCCAACGGGAGAGTGATGGCAACCCTCGAACTCTACGAACTGGAAGGCTGTCCGTACTGCGCGAAGGTCAAGAACAAACTCGCAGAGCTGGGTCTCGAATACGAATCCCACATGGTACCGCGTTCGCACTCCGAGCGGACCGAAGTCGAGAAGGTCAGCGGCCAGACGGGCGTCCCCGTCCTCGTCGACGAGGAACACGGGATCGAGGGGATGGCCGAGAGCGACGATATCGTCGAGTATCTCGAAGAGACCTACGGCTCGGCCAGCTAACTGCGGACTTCGTTTTTCGGACGTTTAGACGCTTCGCGCCGCCTCGTACCCCTGTCTGACCGCCGGGAGCAGCGAGTCGACCGTCTCCGGCGTCACCGACACCGTCGTCCACGAGGCGACCGCTCGGCCGTCGGCGACGAACGGGCGGAGCTGGTGGGTCGCCGCCAACGACCGCCGTTCGTCGTCCGGCAGGCACGTGAGTGAGACGCCCTGGTCGCTCAAGACGGCGAAACGCGCGTCTGCGACGCGGTAGGACGGACAGCCGAACGTCGTCTGGACGGAGACGTCCGGCCACGAGAGGACTTCACGCTCGAACGCCTCACGAAGTCCGGCCGACGCGTCGGTAAAATACTGCACAGGCTCACTAGGCTGGCAACCAGGATAACCACGCCGCCAAACTCTTTGGGTGTGTCGGCTGGCCTACCCTTCGACGGGGTCGCTCGCCCGCTCGCGGATCAGGTCGCGAATGACGTCAGGGTCGTCGATACCCGCGAGTTCCTCACAGCTGACGATGGCGGTCCCCTCGACCGATTCACGTTTGGACTGCTCCTCGGTGAAGTAGACCGACCGCGTCCGCGTGACCTCGCCGAGCGAGGACATGATGCGGGCGCGCTTCTCGGCACTGCGGGTGAACGCCGAGTGGCCGGTGAGCACGTTGCCCTCGCGGTTGCTGTCCTCACTGACGGCCTTGAACGGCGCGCGTGCCGTCGGATGGACGGTGAAGCCCGCGCGAGTCAGTACCGACAGGACGTGCTCGTCGTCGGGGTCGACCTGTGGGTCCGCGGGCGTCGGCTCGGCGTCCCGAACCTCCTCCGCACCCTCCATCACGTTGACGGGGCTACTGAAGGGCCGCCCGAACAGCTCTTCGAGCTGGATGGCGACTTCGACGCTCGCGTTCATGCCGTCTTCGTACTTCGAGACGGTCCGCCGCGAGACGCCGAGTTCGGTGGCGAGTCGACCGAGACTCCAGCCGCGCTCCTCGCGCTCGTCGGCGATGATGCTGCCGTCGATGTTGACGTAGAGACCGCCGGGTGCGGCGTAGATGAGCGGCGGGACCTCTTCGACGAACATGTCCATCGCGGTGTCGGGGTTCAGAACGGGAACACCGTGACGGAAGTAGACCACGCCGGGCTTGAGATCCTCGTCGCGGGTCCGCAGACCGATAACCATCGGCGTCGCGTCCAGGTAGGTGCCGAGTCGGCGCATCTCCGCGCCGGTCGCACCGTCGAACGCGTCGATGTTCCCCAGAATCTTGACGAGGATGAGGTCGTCGTCTCTGCGGGCGGCGAGGTCGAAACTCTTCGGCCGAATCGCACAGCGGTCGCTCACGGCGAACCCCGCGTCGTGCAACATCGCACTGAGATTGTCGACCAGTGCTGCCCGAGACATAGGGGGTAATAGGCGATTCCCGACATATAACCGTTGTGCCCCACACCCACGCCACGTCTCCCGATTTTCTCCGCATTTCGGCGACAGAATTATATAGTCTCTCCGAACGCGAAAGCGGCTTTACGCACCGTAGAGTAGGCCTCCGCGATGACCGTCATCGGCCTCGACGACACCGACTCCCGCGAGCAGGGGATGTGTACGACCTATCTCGCGACGCTC includes these proteins:
- the argS gene encoding arginine--tRNA ligase: MFRAFRNEVEAALADALAAMDLPTDDLGVEEPPEDVSATLASSVAFRLASEVGAPPPKIAVDIADHIELDGYDYIDHVDTGGPYVNFHTTERYLADTLDAAGDEAYGRLEDQGESVVVEHTSANPTGPVHVGRARNPILGDAIANVIDFAGYDVERHYYVNDAGRQMAVFTWAYETFDEDDLDEEPERDRIEYDLVRYYRKGNQVLEEGDPAEVEAAEEEISEILQGIEEGDEETYARVEEVVDQVLSGMKECLGRLPAEFDEFVKETRFMFDGSTKEIASRLKDTEYAVLEEEAWQLDLEDWDIEKKLVFLRSDGTSLYTTRDLAHHEWKFDNFDRAVTVLGEDHKLQADQLNATLEILGNDTDKLQNAIYSYVNLPEGKMSTRAGTGVDLDDLLDEAVSRARDEVESRLDSRIRDDELDEADIERIAHQVGIGAVRYDIVSKQPTKAITFEWDRALDFEAQSAPYVQYVHARCCGILDEAKDAGIEPTDVDPAVLSTEAEEHLLRTIARFPAVIETAAEDLEPHTVATYTREFAEAFNGFYRECSVLNADDEATKRARLALVDASRHTVANALGVLGVEAPDSM
- a CDS encoding DUF120 domain-containing protein, with translation MVETVAATAVGHDELAALKLVALDGGLAGPVKVSCSSLADRLDASSQTASRRLQRLDEAGYVERDIVSDGQWVDITDAGEAALRKEYADYRRVFEEEASVTLTGTVTGGMGEGRHYISLPGYMAQFEERLGYEPFAGTLNVDLTEESVRARAGMSSLDAVPIDGWEDEERTFGPASCYEATVEYDGESYDTAHIIVPERTHHDETQLEIIAPDRLRDALGLDDGDTVSVRVVEVSQ
- the ribB gene encoding 3,4-dihydroxy-2-butanone-4-phosphate synthase; the encoded protein is MSGRAGDLADDAVADDAVDRAIRAFRDGQPVLVHDFDDREGETDIVYPAGAVTADAVARLRNDAGGLVCAALSHDAAVAMDLPFLDDTIDHPSAGSHELGYDDRSSFSLPVNHRDTFTGIPDADRALTITELASAAEAALAGDYGPEEFAADFRAPGHVNVLRAAPGLLADRQGHTELGLALAAEAGLPPAVVVCEMLDDETGHALPKAAARDYATRHGFVYVDGDQLVERLR
- a CDS encoding NAD-dependent epimerase/dehydratase family protein, yielding MSQTATVAVTGGNGQVGRGVIRELNAHGYRTVNVSRGRRSEAVADAYQQADLLDAGEVYGALAACAADAVVHLGMRPRPDDAPGHVTFESNVMTTYHVLEACENLDIDSVAIASSMSALGAGFDPDQVRLDYLPVDETHPVDPRDPYALGKRVLEVTADGVGRRNDGPTTVATVRFPMAMDDEQIEEVLVDGDRSLDAIREAPFHHSAHNTLFAYVHLDDLARLFRLCVEADFDGHETVWAAAADTTVDLPTNELVAEEYPEADVRVEPEGFDEYGSLVDTTKAGELLGWTPEKSWRD
- a CDS encoding branched-chain amino acid transaminase, whose product is MGFDDMDVDTIWMDGEFVDWDDAQIHVLTHGLHYGTGVFEGVRCYDTENGPAVFRWEEHLERLYDSTQPYEMEIPFSREELTEATMELIRRQDLESCYIRPIAFYGYDTLGVSPGDCPTQVAIAAWPWGTYLGEDALENGIKVMVSSWRKHSSSQIPTNAKTTGLYVNSMLAGEEARRNGYREAIVLNKEGNVAEGPGENIFLVRDGEIFTPGLSESILDGITRNTVIELAEERGYEVHDNVSISRGELNTADELFFTGSAAEVTPIRQVDNVEIGERGPVTEELQQAFFDLVERRTDDHDEWFTYV
- a CDS encoding DUF502 domain-containing protein, with translation MSTWKRDVASGLVVLVPLIVLAAVVSWLYQRILDLPGMDFGVPPAIPAGYANPFRVLVVLVVFAMLTLGVGYLMRTTIGRLGEGVIDGVINRVPVVRVVYNASKLAVETALSGTEDLQKPVRLEVWNGIRMTAFKTGKKTSDGREVLFMPTAPNITTGFVMEVEPHRIEETNEKVEEALTRILSAGFAETDEGVSIDVTEETGIEDLGRMN
- a CDS encoding proline dehydrogenase family protein, which encodes MIPPIASRFVAGETPASAFEHVRETNESGVKVILNLLGEHYDNRAEADGDTAAYVDLVRDIGSTDLDACISVKPSQIGLDAGDRVFEENFRAIVEAGDRHGVFVWCDMEDYTTTDVTLDAFEELAREFEGGVGLCVQANLKRTKADLERLADVPGKIRLVKGAYDEPKEVAYKQKSKVNEAYREYLEFMFANFEGGIAVGSHDPKMIEYATDLHEEYGTDFEVQMLMGVREDAQRELVEQGYEVWQYAPYGGKWFSYFYRRVRERKENALFALRAVVGV